The Candidatus Poribacteria bacterium DNA window CGGTGTTTCCGCCCCGCACTAAAGCACGGGGTTTCCACACCCAATACTTTGATGAAAGAAATTAAAATCGGGTTTATCGGATGTGGTGGCAATGCGAATGGGCACATGAACCAATTAGCCGGAATTGAAGGCGCAAGCGTTGTGGCTGTGTGCGACGTTCAAGCGGAACGGGCGCAAAGTGCAGCCGAGAAACACGATGCTGATCCCTATACCGCGCATCAAGCCCTGCTCGAACGCGATGATTTGGATGCCGTTTATCTGAGCCTCCCCGTTTTTGTTCACGGACAACCAGAATTTGATGTTATTGAACGAGGCTTGCCATTCTTTGTTGAGAAGCCTGTTGCTATCAGTATGGAGATTGCCCGTGAGGTTGAAGCAGCGGTGGCAGACGCCGGACTCATAACATGTGTCGGTTATCAACTCCGTTACCTCGGTTCGACTAAAATAACGCAGCAGCTCCTGCGGGAACGAACGATTAACATGATCGTTGGTAAGTACTGGTGCAGCACAGGACATGGGGATCCAAATGCTTGGCTCCGCCAGATGAACAAATCTGGGGGTCAACTTGTCGAACAAGCGACACATACGATCGACATGATGCGCTACATGGGCGGAGAAGTGGAGACTGTCTATGCGATGCAGGCGAATCGGTTTCTCAAAGAGACGAATTGTCCCGATGCCAATAGTGTCGCGCTCCAGTTTGCGAGTGGTGCCGTTGGTTCGTTGACAGCTACTTGGGCGTATGCGGGGGACTGGTCGAACGCGAATATTCTGGATTTATTGTATGAGGGGGAGTTGTTGAATTGGAATCCATCACGGGTCTTGGTCCAAGAAGATGGCGAATGGGTGGATAAGACAGAACCGAGCCCAACAATTGATGAGGTGTTCGTGGACGCAGTGCGAAGGGGTGATGGTTCTTCAATTTTGAGTCCTTATAGCGATGCGGTTCAGACATTGGCAATATCGCTGGCAGCGAACCAATCTGCGCAAGAAAACAGACCTATCGCCATCTCAGATCTTTAATTTATGTCCGTCTGGGCATGCTTCCAAATGTAAAGCAAAGACAAACTATGCCATTTAAGGAGAACCTAATTTCATTACGGCACGGGTTCCGGTTAAGTCGCGGCCAACCTGATAAATTGTACGTTCTTAGGGCGCGCCTTTTGGTATCACCCCAACAATAGAAGGCAAGTTTTATGAATAATAAAAAGTATCGTGTAGCAATCGTCGGATGTGGCGGAATCTCTAACGCACACGCCAACGCGTGGCGAAATTTACCAGAAATTGAAATTGTAGGTGCCTGTGATGAGAAGCTTGAACCGCTGAAGCGTTTTGCTACAGAATATAACGTTGAGAATACCTACAACGATCTTCGACAAATGCTGGAGAAACAGCAACCCGATGTCTTAGTGGTTGCAACGTGGCCCTCGAATCATCTGAAAAATGTTCTGGAGGCAGTTCGGTGCGGCGTCAAAGGTATTCTTGTTGAGAAACCGATTACGGTTAACACGACGCAATTGGAACAGATGATTCAGGTTACGGAACGCGCCAATATCCGATTAATGGAAGCCTTTATGTATCGACACCATCCGTTGACCCTCGCCGTGAAACAGAAGATTGAGGAAGGGGCGATCGGAGAGGTTCGCTATGCCCGTTCTACTTTTTCAACAGGACTCACAGACCGACGCAATTGGCGATTAAGAGGCGATCTCGGCGGGGGTGCTGTCATGGATTTAGGGTGTTATTGCATCAATATCATCCGCTATCTGGTTGGGCGAGAACCGCAGTCGGTTTGGGCAACTGGTAAGTTTGAGCCGGTTAATAACGTCTGGGAAACGCTGATTGGAACCTTGGACTTTGGTGATGGTCTTACCGCGCAATTGGATTGCAGTTTTGGATGGACGTGGCGCGAATCTTATGAGGTCGCTGGCACAGATGGAACGCTCTTTGTTGAGAGTGCGTGGGGTAATTCGGAGGGTGAATCCCATTTTATTGTAAACGGCGAAACTCTTCGTGTTGCTAACGGTGTGAATCCTTACGCCGCTGAGATTCTGGATCTCTGTCGGGCAGTGGATACGGGTGTCCCAACGCATTTACCCATATCGGACGCGCTTGGAAATATGCGTGTCATTGACGCATTACACGAATCTGCGGGGACAGGTCAGTGCATCAAGATCCCTGTGTAAAGACTGGAGAATAGTAGAAAACCTGCGCAAAGCGTGAAGTCCAGGAGGCCATAAATCAAAAAATGTTTGAAAAAATGATGAAGTACCCCATTGATGTCTTCCGCGAGGGAAACTTCTCGTTTGGGGTGCCATTGCCAGGGCTTCTTATAGCGGTTCTACTGGTCGCGCTGTTAGCTGCCACGATATGGGCATATCGGAGCACGCAAGGACGCACGCAACGCGTCTTCCGGGGTTTTCTCATCTTTCTCCGTACGATTGTCCTCTGTCTGCTTGCTTTCTGCCTCCTTAAACCTTTTCTCACGATTTATCAAACAAACCCTGATGATTCCCATCTGTTGGTGATGATGGACCGGTCGAAAAGTATGCAGATTACCGATTCTGCGGATTTAGTGCCACGACTGCGCCACGCTAACGATTTACTCTTTTCGGAAGAAGAGGGCCTCCTTGAAAAACTAAATGCGAAATTCAAAGTAAGGTTCTTTGCGTTTGATACCACGGCAAAACGGGTTCCAAACGAGGCGTTGACCCGCGCAGCGGGAGAAAGTACGGATATTCCACAGGCGTTAAACGAAGCCCTTGATGACTTGCAGGGAATTCCACTCTCGGGTGCTGTGCTGTTGACTGATGGTGTGGACAGAAGTGGGGTTGATGTCGCAAAGTTTGCAATGCAAATCCGAGAACGGAAACTGCCTATCCATACAGTTGGCATCGGTGCAGAAGAGGGTAATCCAGATTTGGAGATCGTTAAGGTGGATGTGCCTCGGACCGCAGAGGAGGATTTTCCTGTTGAGGTATGGGCAACGCTAAAACGGAAGGGATTCAAAGGGAAGCGGGTGAACGTCCAATTAACAAGCAACGGACGTGTCCTGAAAACGGAGTCCGTTGATATGGATGAAGGAACTTCTTGGATGTCCCAGCTCGGCGGGACAGATTCAGCGTCTGACACCAAGACAGAACGCATCCTGCTTAAATTTACGCCGCGTGAAGCCGGTACCCAAAAATTTGAAGTCCATGCAGCGTTAGACGAAACGGAAGCCGTTCCACAAAACAACACAAAAACATTTTTACTCAAGGTCGCACCTACCAAACGCGTAAAAATCTTGTTTGTTGATGGTAGACCGCGTTATGAATTTGGCTTTATAAAGCGTGCCTTGAAAAACGATCCGAACATCCAATTAACAGATCGGTTCTTGAAGGGTGTCACTGCGGGGCGTCCAGCATACGGCGGCACGCGCGCCGAGGCATCACACGATTTTCAATTTTATCCAGACGATAAGGAGATGCTTTTTGACTTTGATGCCATTATTTTAGGTAACGTGGATGCGTCCCAATTTACACTTGCGCAGCTGGAGAATACAGTTGAGTTTGTGCGCACCCGAGGCGGTGGACTGCTGATGTTGGGGGGTTCCAACTCTTTAGGTAACCACAAGCTTTCGGCGTCCTATATCAACACGCCAATTGCGCAATGTCTCCCTGTAGAATTGGAGCTTGGATCCCCGCCGCCTCCATTAACACCGAGGCGTATCGGTGGGTCGGTCAGGCGTTCGCAGTCTACTGGGGATAAAGGCTATAAATTGCAACTCACACCGGAGGGGAAAGTCGAAACTTTGATGGCTTTGGCGGATATGCCTACCGATAATTTGGAACGTTGGAAAATCTTGCCTACATTGAAGGGATACAGTAAGGTGAAACGTGCCAAAGCAGGTGCCCTTATTTTAGCAGAACACCCAACCGATCGAAATGAGTTCGGCAAACGCATTCTGATCGCAACGCATAATTACAACGCTGGACGCGTGATGGTATTCACGCCGCACACCTCTTGGCGCTGGCAGATGCTCCCTTCTCACGACGATGGAGATCAACGATTCTGGCACCAAGAGGACAGTCCGGAGCGGTTCTGGCGACAGGTCGCGAAGTGGCTGACGACTGCCCCGAAGGAACATATTAAACTCGATGTCGCAAAAACGGCTTACGCGTTGAAAGAACCTGTCGTCATTGAGGTTACTGCTACGGATCCAGAGTTTCAGTTGACAAACAGTGCGAAAATTCGAGCCGTGGTTCTTGATGCGTCAGGGAAACGCAGGGAGTTAAAACTGGAACAGGTTCTCGGTAAAGACGGACTTTACACGGCGCGTTTTATTCCGAATCGTTACGGCGAATACACCGTCACGGCAACGGGAACTCTCAATGGCGAAAACTTAGGCGAACAACAGACCCTTTTTGAGGTAAAAACATCGGACGCTGAATTTAGCAATGCGGAGCTGAACGTCGCGCTTCTCAAAACGCTTGCTGAAGGGAGCG harbors:
- a CDS encoding Gfo/Idh/MocA family oxidoreductase codes for the protein MKEIKIGFIGCGGNANGHMNQLAGIEGASVVAVCDVQAERAQSAAEKHDADPYTAHQALLERDDLDAVYLSLPVFVHGQPEFDVIERGLPFFVEKPVAISMEIAREVEAAVADAGLITCVGYQLRYLGSTKITQQLLRERTINMIVGKYWCSTGHGDPNAWLRQMNKSGGQLVEQATHTIDMMRYMGGEVETVYAMQANRFLKETNCPDANSVALQFASGAVGSLTATWAYAGDWSNANILDLLYEGELLNWNPSRVLVQEDGEWVDKTEPSPTIDEVFVDAVRRGDGSSILSPYSDAVQTLAISLAANQSAQENRPIAISDL
- a CDS encoding Gfo/Idh/MocA family oxidoreductase, which gives rise to MNNKKYRVAIVGCGGISNAHANAWRNLPEIEIVGACDEKLEPLKRFATEYNVENTYNDLRQMLEKQQPDVLVVATWPSNHLKNVLEAVRCGVKGILVEKPITVNTTQLEQMIQVTERANIRLMEAFMYRHHPLTLAVKQKIEEGAIGEVRYARSTFSTGLTDRRNWRLRGDLGGGAVMDLGCYCINIIRYLVGREPQSVWATGKFEPVNNVWETLIGTLDFGDGLTAQLDCSFGWTWRESYEVAGTDGTLFVESAWGNSEGESHFIVNGETLRVANGVNPYAAEILDLCRAVDTGVPTHLPISDALGNMRVIDALHESAGTGQCIKIPV